GTAAATATTGCGGACAATTGCCATGATTTCAATGATGTCCGGGAATTTGCCATAGAGTTCCTTCAATGGCATCGCACCTGAAAAAACAGCATTATTATCTGGCTCATAGCTTTCCATCAATGCGAGCAAAATACCTTCTCCTTCTTCCGTAAGCTGGATATAGGTATTTCTTTTGTCGCTTTCCTTCTTGGAAAACTTTAAATAACCTCGTTCCTCAAGCTTCTTCGAAAAGTTGAAAGCAGTGGATACATGCATGACTCCAAACTTTGCCACATCAGAAATCGATGCACCATTCAAATGGTAAGCAATCCATAAAATATGATGCTCATTGATATTCAAATCGAATGGTTTGATCCATTGCTGCCAGTCCTTCTCGACAGATTTCCATAAAGCCTTGCTCAGCTGGGCAATTCTTTGACTAAACATCATTGCTTCTTTCATTGAATAATTTTTATCTCCCATTCTCATATTCACCTACTTTATTGTTTCTATTTTCATTATGCCAATAAAACAAAAATTAATAAAGATATAAATTTACAA
The window above is part of the Mesobacillus jeotgali genome. Proteins encoded here:
- a CDS encoding HTH-type transcriptional regulator Hpr, yielding MGDKNYSMKEAMMFSQRIAQLSKALWKSVEKDWQQWIKPFDLNINEHHILWIAYHLNGASISDVAKFGVMHVSTAFNFSKKLEERGYLKFSKKESDKRNTYIQLTEEGEGILLALMESYEPDNNAVFSGAMPLKELYGKFPDIIEIMAIVRNIYGDDFMEIFEKSFSNIDRKFSDEDGTLKKIDPAAKEYA